Proteins encoded by one window of Aphis gossypii isolate Hap1 chromosome X, ASM2018417v2, whole genome shotgun sequence:
- the LOC114125312 gene encoding uncharacterized protein LOC114125312, giving the protein MAQLYYLSYETPKIIVVYAKVPKTPFNLLISIFYKDRFIYFLSFTVAKILLRYFEFHPLRIHCSRRKSQKNKIIPLRKIRLSRFLKVSELIDFLRYNKCIDILYKRMFMRYTYTKLRSSGRFAKNRKLFPLFYFFI; this is encoded by the exons ATGGCTCaactgtattatttatcatatgaaACTCCCAAAATTATTGTGGTTTACGCAAAAGTTCCCAAAACTCCGTTCAACTTACTCATATCAATTTTCTATAAAGATCGTTTTATATACTTTCTC TCCTTCACGGTTGCAAAGATATTGTTGCGTTACTTCGAGTTTCATCCACTACGTATCCACTGCAGTAGAAGGAAGtctcaaaaaaataagataataccACTTCGAAAGATTCGACTCAGCCGCTTTCTTAAAGTTAGTGAATTAATAGATTTTCTgcgttataataaatgtattgatatattatacaaacgaaTGTTTATGCGATATACGTACACAAAATTACGTTCAAGTGGTCGGTTTGCTAAAAATCGTAAACTATTtccacttttttattttttcatataa
- the LOC114125307 gene encoding peroxisome biogenesis factor 1, translated as MKDRMLQVNIIPVEDSFVHLSSKLIRELNALRHGKQTVCLKVTAIDGVQQELYASYCQTPCNSNGADAFNISYELSKTIGLTASQYVLISLIDQIYPLKRVFVTPVTNEDWDLLTLNNDSLQDRILQQLQIVQKNQIFPIWVSKFVHLRICIDDLENGLQVGSLKESTEIVVKPNVRTSDRNISINQNLDDNVQIDDINQNYCIPITKYHNRFIYRTILVEKTLLESDYIYDYCALISKAHMSIIFKNNDAYSTGNSFVKISLIHELDKIKSEDSENKSKIKNPSIIIRLCPLDPFMNNIEKMEVITWPTIYVTNILSKILGLKMNSKVILEPVSRIENEICDVQYIHISPSNNIKIVDEETLIECTIKRLKDEITHRKILVLNNSTLLRVTYNKLSAIDVLLTFSPSNIPFIFLNEFNYGMFSLTCKTNNNYRNNHVDSIKDTDLNQITERLLSNIPKTEHYELKCFKEMNKIGSLCLKPGLQCYTTLPQTFFAFDNLLITGPIASGKTSIAKLFCDKLSKCPYFVRTIWIHGRFLAGKLWETVQKQINSDFQECLYYQPAIIVIDDFDDLCHLNSEPNEHADMSKIYMRPLHLLMRMIENYTRNQYCIRVICTAKPLSQENENLFSKQFKHVFKTVIHVPLIDKENRKIIISKRLKKIQFNKDVDDDFLMTICEKMDNYVIQDIIDYCDKVLFEMFKGGCDKTLNKTVLTDVFEKTVPLSLHNVKLFKEKTINFSLVGGLKEAKQSITETIIWPSLHSDVFSKCPLKLQSGVLLYGAPGTGKTLLARAIVGESNLNFISVNGPELLSKYVGESEESVRKVFQRAQNAKPCIIFFDEFESIAPNRGSDQTGVTDRVVNQFLTQLDGVDTFEGVWVIAATSRPDLVDQALLRPGRIGVKLHCPIPTMEDREDILRVLCKKVTLSSDVDLHNVATETSNYTGADLSGLLYTTLSIAEKRLLKNQDCASSLDLDVGSQLTITNDDFQDALKTTKPSLHQSDIDRYAQIHRVFSGKKIDGGGYAEGYIDGRIKQKTTYA; from the exons ATGAAAGATCGGATGCTGCAAGTGAATATTATACCAGTGGAGGATAGTTTTGTGCATTTATCCTCAAAGTTGATTCGTGAACTAAACGCCCTAAGACATGGCAAACAAACA GTTTGTCTTAAAGTAACAGCCATTGATGGTGTGCAACAAGAGTTATATGCATCCTATTGTCAAACTCCGTGCAATTCAAATGGAGCTGATGCATTTAATATCAGTTATGAACTGTCTAAAACAATAGGACTTACTGCATCACAGTATGTGTTGATTTCATTAATTGATCAAATTTATCCATTAAAACGAGTCTTTGTTACCCCAGTCACTAATGAAGATTGGGACTTATTA acACTAAATAATGACTCACTTCAAGATAGGATTTTACAACAACttcaaatagttcaaaaaaatcaaatttttccaATATGGGTTTCAAAGTTTGTACATTTAAgaatttgtatag atgatTTAGAAAATGGTTTACAAGTCGGATCATTAAAAGAATCTACTGAAATAGTTGTAAAACCTAACGTAAGGACTTCAGACAGAAATATTAGTATCAATCAAAATTTAGATGATAATGTGCAAATAGatgatataaatcaaaattattgtattcctataacaaaatatcacaatcgttttatttatcgcaccattttagttgaaaaaacattattagaatctgattatatatatgattattgtgCTCTTATTTCTAAAGCCCatatgtcaataatatttaaaaataatgatgccTATTCTACTGGAAacagttttgttaaaatatcacTAATTCATGAACTTGATAAAATCAAATCAGAAGACTcagaaaacaaatcaaaaattaaaaacccatctataattatacgtttatGTCCACTGGAtccatttatgaataatattgagaAAATGGAAGTTATTACTTGGCCAACTATTTATGTAACCAATATCTTAAGCAAAATATTgggtttaaaaatgaattcaaaGGTTATACTGGAACCAGTAAGCcgaattgaaaatgaaatttgtGATGTTCAGTATATTCACATCTCTccttcaaataatatt aaaATAGTTGATGAAGAAACACTTATTGAATGCacaataaaaagattaaaagaTGAAATCACACATCGaaaaattttggttttaaataattcaactttACTACGAGTgacatacaataaattatcagcAATAGATGTACTACTGACATTTTCTCCATCAAATATTCCTTTTATCTttcttaatgaatttaattatggAATGTTTTCATTGACatgtaaaaccaataataactATCGCAATAATCATGTGGATTCCATAAAAGATACTGATCTTAACCAGATTACAGAAAGATTGTTATCTAACATTCCAAAGACGGAACATTATGAATTAAA GTGTTTTaaagaaatgaataaaattggaTCCTTATGCTTGAAACCTGGTTTACAATGTTATACTACATTAccacaaacattttttgcatttgataatttattgattacag gacCAATTGCATCTGGAAAAACATCAAtagctaaattattttgtgataaGCTTTCTAAGTGTCCGTATTTTGTAAGAACTATTTGGATTCACGGACGTTTTTTAGCag gtaaattatggGAAAcagttcaaaaacaaataaacagtGATTTTCAAGAATGTTTGTATTATCAGCcagctattattgttattgatgattttgatgatttatgtcatttaaattctgaacCTAATGAGCATGCTGATATGTCTAAAATTTATATGCG acctCTTCATTTGTTAATGCGAATGATTGAAAACTACACTAGAAATCAGTATTGTATCAGAGTTATTTGTACTGCTAAACCATTAAGtcaagaaaatgaaaatttattttctaaacagTTTAAACATGTCTTTAAAACTGTAATACATGTACCATTAATTGACAAG gaaaatagaaaaataattatttcaaaacgcctcaaaaaaattcaatttaataaagatGTAGATGATGACTTTTTAATGACTATTTGTGAAAAAATggataattatgtaattcaagatattattgattattgtgataaagttttatttgaaatgtttaagg gtgGATGTgataaaacattgaataaaactgttttaactgacgtttttgaaaaaactgtTCCACTTTCTTtgcataatgtaaaattattcaaagaaaaaactaTCAATTTTTCATTAGTGGGTGGTCTTAAGGAAGCCAAACAATCAATTACTGAAACAATTATTTGGCCGTCTTta caTTCTGATGTATTTAGCAAGTGTCCGCTCAAACTTCAGTCAGgagttttattatatggtGCACCAGGTACAGGCAAAACATTGTTGGCAAGAGCGATTGTTGGAGAaagtaacttaaattttatttcagtcAAT ggtCCTGAATTACTTTCCAAATATGTTGGTGAAAGTGAAGAAAGTGTAAGAAAAGTGTTTCAAAg AGCTCAAAACGCAAAACCATGTATTATCTTCTTTGACGAGTTTGAAAGTATTGCACCCAA TCGAGGTTCAGATCAAACAGGAGTAACAGACAGAGTGGTTAACCAATTCCTAACCCAATTAGACGGTGTTGACACATTTGAAGGTGTATGGGTGATTGCAGCCACTTCTCGCCCAGATCTTGTTGATCAGGCACTGTTAAGACCTGGTCGAATTGGTGTCAAATTACATTGTCCAATTCCAACAATg gaAGATAGAGAAGATATATTACGAGTACTTTGTAAAAAAGTTACTTTGTCTTCAGACGTTGATTTACATAATGTTGCTACTGAAACAAGCAACTATACTGGTGCAGATTTAAGTGGACTATTATACACAACACTATCAATTGCAGAAAAAAGACTACTGAAAA atcaaGACTGTGCATCATCTTTAGAT